A genomic region of Oenanthe melanoleuca isolate GR-GAL-2019-014 chromosome 25, OMel1.0, whole genome shotgun sequence contains the following coding sequences:
- the LOC130263236 gene encoding keratin-associated protein 10-7-like, translating into MSCYLHQHLPPLHQDPVALSPGVPFPAQRWHSTTCIPQAVPGQVPLQRATSSSVCHQQSVTQAVPHQLLRPPCVPQQQQIVPRRVTTCAPPQQRVTGGAGVTQCVPHQVGVTQCVPRQVGVTQCVPQQQKIVPRCVTTCVPQQRVTGGAGVTGVTRCVPQQLQVPPSERIPPQQQQIVPRCVTACVPRPPHVTKGVPQRQGATRCVPQQCVTTVCPQQGVTTCVTTCVPQQRAAQRVSYQWVTAPVPQQQQSVTAAVPQQWHGRCVTKCVPQQCDTGGASLCVPQQQQSGTVCVPQQVCVPQQCVTKCVPQQSVTKGVPQQCATKCVPQQRCVTKSVTHQSATKCVPQQSVKYVPQHKQSATKCVPQQCVTKCVPQQGMAKCVPQQSATKCVPQQCVTKCVPQQSVTQCVPQQPGGVKISSHSKKYFSAPKWPW; encoded by the exons ATGTCCTGCTACCTCCACCAGCACCTCCCTCCGCTCCACCAGGACCCCGTGGCGCTGTCCCCTGGCGTCCCCTTCCCGGCTCAACGGTGGCACTCCACCACCTGCATCCCCCAGGCCGTGCCCGGCCAGGTGCCCCTGCAGCGGGCGACGTCCTCCAGCGTGTGCCACCAGCAAAGCGTCACCCAGGCCGTGCCCCACCAGCTCCTCAGACCCCCCTGcgtgccccagcagcagcagattgtCCCCAGGCGGGTGACAACGTGCGCGCCGCCGCAGCAGCGCGTGACCGGCGGCGCGGGCGTCACCCAGTGCGTGCCACACCAGGTGGGGGTGACCCAGTGCGTGCCACGCCAGGTGGGGGTGACCCAGTGcgtgccacagcagcagaagatCGTCCCCAGGTGTGTCACCACCTGCGTGCCGCAGCAGCGCGTGACGGGCGGCGCGGGTGTCACCGGTGTCACCCGGTGCGTGccgcagcagctgcaggtgccaccGTCCGAGCGcatcccaccccagcagcagcagatcgTCCCCAGGTGTGTCACCGCCTGCGTGCCGCGGCCGCCGCACGTCACCAAGGGTGTCCCTCAGCGGCAGGGCGCCACCAGGTGCGTCCCCCAGCAGTGTGTGACCAcggtgtgtccccagcagggtgtCACCACGTGTGTCACCAcctgtgtcccccagcagcGCGCGGCACAGCGCGTCTCGTACCAGTGGGTGACGGCGcctgtcccccagcagcagcagagtgtcACCGCCGCTGTCCCCCAGCAGTGGCACGGCAGGTGTGTCACCAAGTGTGTCCCTCAGCAGTGTGACACCGGCGGGGCCAGCCTTTgtgtccctcagcagcagcagagcgGGACGGTTTGTGTCCCTCAGCAAG TTTGTGTCCCCCAGCAATGTGTCACCAAGTGTGTCCCCCAGCAAAGTGTCACCAAGGGTGTCCCTCAGCAATGTGCTACCAAGTGTGTCCCCCAGCAGCGT TGTGTGACCAAGAGTGTCACTCACCAAAGTGCCACCAAATGTGTCCCCCAGCAAAGTGTCAAGTATGTCCCCCAGCA CAAG CAAAGTGCCACCAAGTGTGTCCCCCAGCAGTGTGTGACTAAATGTGTCCCCCAGCAAGGTATGGCCAAGTGTGTCCCCCAGCAAAGTGCCACCAAGTGTGTCCCCCAGCAGTGTGTGACCAAATGTGTCCCCCAGCAAAGTGTCACCCAGTGTGTCCCCCAGCAGCCCGGCGGGGTGAAGATCTCCAGCCACTCCAAGAAATACTTCTCGGCCCCCAAGTGGCCCTGGTGA
- the LOC130263237 gene encoding keratinocyte proline-rich protein-like: protein MHYPGERCPPHLLPGPKFIPELLPQCPPHPEPFANTCHPLSITKSPVPRWQSCPQGAAALSLLPCRPLVQKCLLLCPEPCETTRLLPRPEPGPGCSAGPQASPATQSPRGDKKRVARSLPPCAPPRCPEPGRLRFPPCGIRYSSSASCRGQCRSHKVAKCAWRCPELTSGYSLPLRGVTECPPQQSAAHSFLQEYLAPHRCSKGYPTQEFVTCSCAEQRLSCATKATKECPPLREVAKGTKECPPLREVAKGTKECPPLREVAKGSPVLEGIKVRSCSAQHLSKSRCGQHRSRGAPRPSRLAPAPAKRSGHPKKSRSASRWLW from the coding sequence ATGCACTACCCCGGCGAGCGCTGCCCGCCGCACCTCCTGCCGGGCCCCAAATTCATCCCCGAGCTGCTCCCACAGTGCCCGCCTCACCCCGAGCCCTTCGCCAACACCTGCCACCCCCTGAGCATCACCAAGAGCCCGGTGCCAcgctggcagagctgtccccaagGCGCCGCCGCGCTGTCGCTGCTGCCGTGCCGGCCGCTGGTGCAGAagtgcctcctgctctgccccgAGCCCTGCGAGACCACGCGGCTGCTGCCCCGCCCTGAGCCCGGCCCCGGGTGCTCCGCTGGCCCCCAAGCCTCGCCGGCCACCCAGAGCCCCCGTGGCGACAAGAAGCGAGTGGCCAGGAGCCTCCCGCCCTGCGCTCCGCCGCGCTGCCCCGAGCCCGGCCGGCTGCGCTTCCCCCCGTGCGGCATCCGCTACTCGTCCTCGGCGTCCTGCCGGGGCCAGTGCCGCTCGCACAAGGTGGCCAAGTGCGCCTGGCGTTGCCCTGAGCTGACCAGCGGCTACTCGCTGCCCCTCCGAGGGGTCACCGAGTGTCCCCCGCAGCAGAGCGCGGCTCATTCCTTCCTGCAGGAGTACCTGGCCCCGCACAGGTGCTCCAAGGGGTACCCGACGCAGGAATTTGTCACCTGCTCGTGCGCGGAGCAGCGCCTGAGCTGCGCCACCAAGGCCACCAAGGAGTGTCCCCCGCTCAGGGAGGTGGCCAAGGGCACCAAGGAGTGTCCTCCGCTCAGGGAGGTGGCCAAGGGCACCAAGGAGTGTCCCCCGCTCAGGGAGGTGGCCAAAGGCTCGCCGGTTCTCGAGGGGATCAAGGTCAGGAGCTGCTCCGCGCAGCACCTGAGCAAGTCCCGCTGTGGCCAGCACCGCTCCCGGGGGGCCCCGCGCCCCTCCCGCCTGGCCCCGGCTCCGGCCAAACGCTCcggacaccccaaaaaaagtCGCAGCGCGTCCAGGTGGCTCtggtga